The following coding sequences lie in one Leucobacter allii genomic window:
- a CDS encoding ABC transporter permease, translating into MSARTRQIVLAGGIRGHRGGHRDASVIASWLLLGAVALCAVASPFLVGAATEQSILDALLPPGAPGHPLGTDELGRDVLLLTLAGTGSAIAGPVVIATGSMLIAVLVGTLAGYLRGGVDWGVGRVVDILLSLPVMLVALVVAGIFGAGYWVTVGMLIVLFAPSDIRIIRAGVTEQAPRPYVEAAQMLSLSPARIMYRHIVPNVWPLIMTNLMLNLAIALVTLSSLSFLGIGVAPGTPDWGRQITDGRGIIGDNPAMLLVPAILIVLVAMAINVIGDHLGERLRERGMQ; encoded by the coding sequence ATGAGCGCCCGCACCCGTCAGATCGTCCTCGCCGGCGGCATCCGCGGGCACCGGGGCGGGCACCGCGACGCGAGCGTCATCGCCTCCTGGCTGCTGCTCGGCGCGGTCGCGCTCTGCGCGGTCGCCTCGCCGTTCCTCGTCGGCGCCGCCACGGAGCAGAGCATCCTCGACGCCCTGCTCCCGCCCGGTGCGCCCGGTCATCCGCTCGGCACCGACGAGCTCGGCCGCGACGTGCTGCTCCTCACACTCGCCGGCACCGGTTCCGCGATCGCCGGCCCCGTCGTCATCGCGACGGGCTCGATGCTCATCGCCGTGCTCGTCGGCACGCTCGCCGGATACCTGCGCGGCGGCGTCGACTGGGGCGTGGGGCGCGTCGTCGACATTCTGCTCTCGCTCCCGGTGATGCTCGTGGCGCTCGTGGTCGCCGGCATCTTCGGCGCCGGCTACTGGGTCACCGTCGGCATGCTCATCGTGCTCTTCGCTCCCTCCGACATCCGCATCATCCGAGCGGGCGTCACTGAGCAGGCACCGCGCCCCTACGTCGAGGCGGCCCAGATGCTCTCCCTCTCCCCCGCTCGGATCATGTACCGGCACATCGTGCCCAACGTCTGGCCGTTGATCATGACGAATCTCATGCTCAACCTGGCCATCGCCCTCGTCACGCTGTCATCGCTGTCCTTCCTGGGCATCGGCGTGGCCCCGGGCACGCCGGACTGGGGCAGGCAGATCACGGACGGTCGCGGCATCATCGGGGACAACCCGGCGATGCTGCTCGTGCCCGCGATCCTCATCGTCCTCGTCGCGATGGCGATCAACGTCATCGGCGATCATCTCGGCGAACGGCTCCGCGAACGGGGGATGCAATGA
- a CDS encoding peptidase C39 family protein yields the protein MTPTPPAGIELGAEPGTAFPEPLRGFAGGARVASWETERALWAPRTLLARDAGGGLLGAALTAGRPFAAYRKIVDVIAEDDATWAALVRAARDDAAAVSESRPEPIVVHFEHRAAFGALPEERRAELGRLGFVPARVPVPSVPSTRSGAPEEVEVWSWWRGGRAPALPPYYGQTTDVTCGAVSSLMALGVRGEERFEPEDLAGNRAAEIGFWRRATNLPACEPIGLAVETAKELRAADPAAPLPAVVLSAAGPVLVEDFGEEWDRALRVELQEESLRQAGELGLEVSRRWIEVSEIAELIAGGALVLLLIDLTELIADPTPHWVLACDVLDGSIVVADPWVNAETGETWADTYALPLPFDTVDRVTRWGDPAYRGVVVIPPAAG from the coding sequence ATGACCCCCACCCCGCCCGCAGGCATCGAGCTCGGCGCTGAGCCCGGCACGGCATTCCCCGAGCCGCTGCGCGGCTTCGCCGGCGGCGCGCGCGTCGCCTCGTGGGAGACCGAGCGGGCGCTCTGGGCCCCGCGCACGCTCCTCGCGCGGGACGCGGGCGGAGGGCTCCTCGGCGCCGCGCTGACCGCCGGGCGGCCGTTCGCCGCCTACCGCAAGATCGTCGATGTGATCGCCGAGGACGACGCGACGTGGGCGGCGCTCGTCCGCGCGGCTCGCGACGACGCCGCGGCCGTCTCGGAGTCGCGACCGGAGCCGATCGTCGTGCACTTCGAGCACCGCGCCGCCTTCGGCGCGCTGCCGGAGGAGCGCCGCGCGGAGCTCGGTCGCCTCGGCTTCGTCCCGGCCCGAGTGCCCGTGCCCTCGGTGCCGAGCACCCGCTCGGGCGCTCCGGAGGAGGTCGAGGTCTGGTCCTGGTGGCGGGGCGGGCGCGCTCCCGCGCTGCCCCCGTACTACGGGCAGACGACCGATGTCACCTGCGGGGCGGTCTCCTCGCTCATGGCGCTCGGCGTGCGCGGCGAGGAGCGGTTCGAACCCGAGGACCTCGCGGGCAACCGCGCGGCGGAGATCGGCTTCTGGCGTCGCGCGACGAACCTGCCGGCCTGCGAGCCGATCGGCCTCGCGGTGGAGACCGCGAAGGAGCTGCGCGCCGCCGATCCGGCCGCGCCGCTCCCCGCGGTGGTGCTGAGCGCCGCGGGGCCCGTGCTCGTCGAGGACTTCGGCGAGGAGTGGGATCGCGCGCTGCGGGTCGAGCTCCAGGAGGAGTCGCTGCGCCAGGCGGGCGAGCTCGGTCTCGAGGTCTCGCGCCGCTGGATCGAGGTGTCCGAGATCGCCGAGCTCATCGCGGGCGGCGCCCTCGTGCTCCTGCTGATCGACCTCACGGAGCTCATCGCCGACCCCACCCCGCACTGGGTGCTCGCGTGCGACGTGCTCGACGGCTCGATCGTGGTCGCCGATCCGTGGGTGAACGCCGAGACCGGGGAGACCTGGGCGGACACCTATGCGCTGCCGCTGCCCTTCGACACGGTCGATCGAGTGACGCGGTGGGGCGATCCCGCCTACCGCGGTGTCGTGGTCATCCCGCCCGCAGCGGGCTGA
- a CDS encoding MFS transporter, protein MTRSLDTAPETGSIPTAGAPAGSAGSAVPSAPRPSAGAPSALRPAASARRWWALAVIALTQLVVVLDGTIVNIALPQAQRDLGLTDAERQWVVTAYALVFGALLLLGGRIADAWGRKRAFMAGMIGFGLASLYGGLAQSAAELVIARGLQGLCAALLAPAALALLTVTFPFGRERNTAFAVYGAVAGSGAAVGLLLGGLLTEVASWRWCLLVNLAFVAVAVIVGAFVLVESRGQRGAGLDAWGAFTAVLGFGALVYGFTLAEEGWTSAGTIGCLVGGAVLLALFVWIESRVAHPLLPLRIVAHRVRAGAYLVQAVVGSVLIGATLYLTLHLQLVLGMAPLHAGLATVVMTVSTLLVVPVFTRLLPAIGPRPLMVAGPVVAAAGMLWLSRITADGDYLAQVLPGLILLGAGLGMVFVPLQNLALIGVAPQDAGAASATVNASMQLGGSIGLSLFALVAASRSAQAATTGASDAEALASGSGAVFLAAAGALLIAAVIALVCIRGAKSELMPEHA, encoded by the coding sequence ATGACCCGTTCCCTCGACACCGCTCCCGAGACCGGGAGCATCCCGACCGCGGGAGCTCCCGCCGGATCCGCCGGATCCGCCGTGCCGTCGGCGCCGCGCCCGAGCGCGGGTGCGCCGTCCGCGCTCCGCCCGGCCGCGTCCGCTCGCCGCTGGTGGGCGCTCGCCGTGATCGCGCTCACCCAGCTCGTCGTCGTCCTCGACGGCACGATCGTGAACATCGCCCTGCCGCAGGCGCAGCGGGACCTCGGCCTCACCGACGCGGAGCGCCAGTGGGTGGTCACCGCCTATGCGCTCGTGTTCGGGGCGCTCCTCCTGCTCGGCGGACGGATCGCCGACGCCTGGGGCCGCAAGCGCGCCTTCATGGCGGGCATGATCGGCTTCGGCCTCGCGTCGCTCTACGGCGGCCTGGCGCAGAGCGCCGCCGAGCTCGTCATCGCCCGAGGGCTACAGGGGCTCTGCGCCGCGCTGCTCGCCCCCGCCGCGCTCGCCCTGCTCACCGTGACCTTCCCCTTCGGCCGCGAGCGCAACACCGCCTTCGCCGTCTACGGCGCGGTCGCGGGATCCGGCGCCGCGGTCGGCCTGCTGCTCGGCGGGCTGCTCACGGAGGTCGCCAGCTGGCGCTGGTGCCTGCTCGTGAACCTCGCGTTCGTCGCCGTGGCCGTGATCGTCGGCGCGTTCGTGCTCGTCGAGAGCCGTGGGCAGCGCGGCGCCGGACTCGATGCGTGGGGCGCGTTCACGGCCGTGCTCGGCTTCGGCGCCCTCGTCTACGGCTTCACGCTCGCCGAGGAGGGCTGGACGAGCGCCGGGACGATCGGCTGCCTCGTCGGCGGCGCGGTGCTGCTCGCGCTCTTCGTCTGGATCGAGTCGCGCGTCGCGCATCCGCTGCTGCCGCTGCGGATCGTCGCGCACCGCGTGCGGGCGGGCGCGTACCTCGTGCAGGCCGTCGTGGGCAGCGTGCTCATCGGTGCGACGCTCTACCTCACGCTGCACCTCCAGCTCGTGCTCGGCATGGCACCGCTCCATGCGGGGCTCGCCACCGTCGTCATGACCGTCTCCACGCTCCTCGTCGTCCCGGTGTTCACGCGGCTGCTGCCCGCGATCGGGCCGCGCCCGCTCATGGTGGCCGGACCCGTCGTCGCCGCGGCCGGGATGCTGTGGCTGAGCCGGATCACGGCGGACGGCGACTACCTCGCGCAGGTGCTGCCCGGGCTGATCCTGCTCGGCGCCGGGCTCGGAATGGTCTTCGTGCCGCTGCAGAATCTCGCGCTCATCGGCGTCGCGCCGCAGGATGCGGGCGCCGCCTCAGCGACGGTCAACGCCTCGATGCAGCTCGGCGGCTCCATCGGGCTGTCGCTCTTCGCTCTCGTGGCAGCCTCGCGGAGCGCGCAGGCCGCGACGACGGGCGCCTCCGATGCGGAGGCGCTGGCGAGCGGCTCCGGTGCGGTCTTCCTCGCGGCGGCGGGCGCGCTGCTCATCGCGGCGGTGATCGCCCTCGTCTGCATCCGCGGCGCGAAGTCGGAGCTGATGCCCGAGCACGCGTGA
- a CDS encoding helix-turn-helix domain-containing protein, translating to MSPAEPEEGHGIRCRLDELLAARGLTLTELSARVGVSVVNLSVLKNDRAKAIRFSTLTAICRALECEVGELLVLAAD from the coding sequence ATGAGCCCCGCGGAGCCCGAGGAGGGGCACGGGATCCGGTGCCGACTCGACGAGCTCCTCGCGGCGCGCGGTCTGACCCTCACCGAGCTCAGCGCGCGCGTCGGCGTGAGCGTCGTGAACCTCTCCGTCCTGAAGAACGATCGCGCGAAGGCGATCCGCTTCTCCACCCTTACCGCGATCTGCCGGGCGCTGGAGTGCGAGGTCGGCGAGCTCCTCGTGCTCGCGGCGGACTGA
- a CDS encoding histidine phosphatase family protein: MTAAASRPASIVVVRHGETDWNIGRVIQGRTEVPLNARGLAQAAEAAELLRDLGAWSGVITSPLGRAVRTGGIIAEALGLAAGGVDPELLERDFGAAEGLRVDVAHARWPGLEVPGAETPAALAERGSRALARILREAPGSIVVAHGALMRSALTALGGTEAPRILNGEAWRLSAEAPGSPLGISRIGAPAEQHAV, from the coding sequence ATGACCGCAGCCGCCTCCCGCCCCGCATCGATCGTCGTCGTCCGCCACGGCGAGACCGACTGGAACATCGGCCGCGTGATCCAGGGCCGCACCGAGGTGCCGCTGAACGCCCGCGGCCTCGCGCAGGCCGCCGAGGCCGCCGAGCTCCTCCGCGACCTGGGCGCGTGGTCCGGGGTGATCACCTCGCCGCTCGGCCGCGCCGTGCGCACCGGCGGGATCATCGCAGAGGCGCTCGGCCTCGCCGCGGGCGGGGTGGACCCCGAGCTCCTCGAACGGGACTTCGGCGCCGCCGAGGGGCTGCGGGTCGACGTGGCGCACGCCCGCTGGCCGGGCCTCGAGGTGCCCGGCGCCGAGACCCCTGCGGCGCTCGCGGAACGGGGATCCCGCGCCCTCGCCCGGATCCTGCGGGAGGCTCCCGGCTCGATCGTCGTGGCGCACGGCGCGCTCATGCGCTCCGCGCTCACGGCGCTCGGCGGCACGGAGGCCCCGCGGATCCTGAACGGTGAGGCGTGGCGGCTCTCCGCCGAGGCGCCGGGGAGCCCTCTCGGCATCAGCCGCATCGGCGCGCCCGCCGAGCAGCACGCCGTCTGA
- a CDS encoding DUF2520 domain-containing protein, producing MSGPSASAASASRLGVGVVGAGRVGPVLARALAGAGHAITGISAVSAESRERAESMLPGVPVLEVAEVVRRSELVLFAIPGAELPALVSGLAATGAWQPGQLAVHTAPEHGFGVFAPALAAGVIPLALHPALVFTGTSLDLSRLAGAAVAVTAPGPVLPIGQALAVEMGAEPVIVREEDRPAYAEAMAAAVEFSGAVVRQAAGALRELGLAQPDRVVGGVVRAAVEEALLAAHTGPGAEPDPEA from the coding sequence ATGAGCGGGCCCTCGGCGTCCGCGGCCAGCGCGTCGCGGCTCGGCGTCGGCGTCGTCGGAGCCGGCCGGGTGGGCCCCGTCCTCGCGCGCGCCCTCGCCGGCGCCGGGCACGCGATCACGGGCATCAGCGCCGTCAGCGCGGAGAGCCGCGAGCGCGCCGAGAGCATGCTCCCCGGAGTGCCGGTCCTCGAGGTCGCCGAGGTCGTGCGCCGCTCGGAGCTCGTGCTCTTCGCGATCCCCGGCGCCGAGCTCCCGGCGCTCGTGTCCGGTCTCGCCGCGACCGGGGCGTGGCAGCCGGGCCAGCTCGCCGTCCACACCGCGCCGGAGCACGGATTCGGCGTCTTCGCCCCGGCGCTCGCCGCCGGAGTGATCCCGCTGGCCCTCCACCCGGCACTCGTCTTCACGGGCACGAGCCTCGACCTGAGCCGGCTCGCCGGGGCCGCGGTCGCGGTCACGGCGCCGGGCCCGGTACTGCCGATCGGCCAGGCGCTCGCGGTCGAGATGGGAGCGGAACCCGTGATCGTGCGCGAGGAGGATCGGCCGGCCTACGCCGAGGCGATGGCGGCCGCCGTCGAGTTCTCCGGCGCCGTCGTGCGGCAGGCCGCGGGAGCCCTGCGCGAGCTCGGTCTCGCGCAGCCGGACCGGGTGGTCGGCGGCGTGGTGCGCGCCGCCGTCGAAGAGGCGCTCCTCGCGGCTCACACCGGCCCCGGGGCCGAGCCGGATCCCGAAGCCTGA
- a CDS encoding ATP-binding cassette domain-containing protein: MNVSAAREGVTVSGLTVSGGGRAIVAPLDLTIAPGEMLAVIGESGSGKSMTARAITGLLPRGVSASGRAEIDGHDYDLAGDAANAWARVRGPLATLLLQDPFTSLSPVITCGAQIAMTVEARLAATGVRASRGAVREEVGRRLAEVQLPERVAGQYPSELSGGMRQRVAIAAALAAEPRLLIADEPTTALDASTQGEVLDLLRSLQGSHRLCLMLISHDLGIVEGRADRVMVMRGGEIVEQGPTADVLRAAQHPYTRALIAANPSISDSPSSASRTAPGPPLLVAAGLSKSFGATPALTDASVDVAAGEVVAIVGESGSGKSTLARAIAGLEVPDAGSVTLAGRTLGPGRRGRRPTEIQIVFQDPYSTLNPSFTIGQSLAEAIRAGGRGGRTVSELLELVELDPGFASRRPSQLSGGQRQRVAIARALAPAPAVLICDESVSALDVSVQAQILALLHRLRDELGLAMLFITHDLGVVARVADRVVVLRNGEIVERGTTAAVLEAPQHDYTRMLVAAARADSIDRRANADAPAPRQEEPR, from the coding sequence ATGAACGTCTCGGCCGCCCGGGAGGGCGTCACCGTCTCCGGCCTCACCGTCTCGGGCGGGGGACGGGCGATCGTCGCACCGCTGGATCTCACCATCGCCCCCGGCGAGATGCTCGCGGTCATCGGCGAATCGGGCTCGGGCAAGTCGATGACGGCTCGGGCGATCACCGGACTCCTCCCCCGCGGCGTCTCCGCCTCGGGCCGCGCGGAGATCGACGGGCACGACTACGATCTCGCCGGCGACGCCGCGAACGCCTGGGCGAGGGTGCGGGGACCGCTCGCGACCCTGCTGCTGCAGGATCCGTTCACGAGCCTGAGCCCGGTCATCACCTGCGGTGCGCAGATCGCGATGACCGTCGAGGCCCGCCTCGCCGCCACCGGCGTCCGCGCGTCGCGCGGCGCCGTCCGCGAGGAGGTCGGCAGGCGGCTCGCCGAGGTGCAGCTCCCCGAGCGCGTCGCCGGGCAGTACCCGTCGGAGCTCTCGGGCGGCATGCGGCAGCGCGTCGCGATCGCCGCGGCGCTCGCTGCGGAGCCCCGCCTGCTCATCGCCGACGAGCCGACCACGGCCCTCGACGCGAGCACGCAGGGCGAGGTGCTCGATCTGCTGCGATCGCTGCAGGGCTCGCATCGCCTCTGCCTCATGCTCATCAGCCACGACCTCGGCATCGTCGAGGGTCGCGCGGATCGGGTCATGGTCATGCGCGGCGGCGAGATCGTCGAGCAGGGGCCCACCGCCGACGTGCTCCGGGCGGCGCAGCATCCCTACACCCGGGCGCTCATCGCGGCGAACCCGTCCATCTCCGACTCCCCCTCGTCCGCCTCCCGGACGGCACCCGGTCCCCCGCTACTCGTCGCCGCGGGGCTGTCGAAGTCCTTCGGCGCCACCCCGGCCCTGACCGACGCCTCGGTCGACGTCGCCGCCGGCGAGGTCGTCGCGATCGTCGGCGAATCCGGTTCGGGCAAGTCGACTCTGGCCCGTGCGATCGCCGGTCTGGAAGTGCCCGATGCCGGCTCCGTGACGCTCGCCGGCCGCACACTCGGACCCGGACGGCGCGGGCGTCGACCGACCGAGATCCAGATCGTCTTCCAGGACCCCTACTCGACGCTGAACCCCTCGTTCACGATCGGGCAGTCGCTCGCCGAGGCGATCCGCGCGGGCGGACGCGGCGGCCGGACGGTGTCGGAGCTCCTCGAGCTCGTCGAGCTCGACCCCGGCTTCGCCTCCCGACGCCCGTCCCAGCTCTCGGGCGGTCAGCGCCAGCGCGTCGCGATCGCCCGCGCGCTGGCCCCCGCGCCCGCGGTGCTGATCTGCGACGAGAGCGTCTCCGCGCTCGACGTGTCGGTCCAGGCGCAGATCCTCGCGCTGCTGCACCGGCTCCGCGACGAGCTCGGGCTCGCGATGCTCTTCATCACGCACGACCTCGGGGTCGTCGCGCGCGTGGCGGATCGGGTGGTGGTGCTCCGCAACGGCGAGATCGTCGAGCGCGGCACGACCGCCGCGGTGCTCGAGGCCCCGCAGCACGACTACACCCGGATGCTCGTCGCCGCGGCGCGCGCCGATAGCATCGACCGGCGCGCGAATGCGGACGCGCCGGCACCGAGACAGGAGGAACCCCGATGA
- the lysS gene encoding lysine--tRNA ligase, which yields MSEQNAAAPSAPGAETTAPAADAAGAAEVFEQKRVRLEKRDRLNEGAELAGGAYPVSVPVTTTIPAVRATWGRLETGEESGETVGIAGRVVFQRNTGKLCFGSLQAGDGERIQVMVSLAEVGEESLARYKELVDLGDHLFVRGQVISSRRGELSIMVSEWRIAAKAIMPLPNMYAELSEETRVRQRYLDLIQRPQARSNVVTRARTMASLRRTFAERDYIEVETPMLQTMHGGASARPFITHSNAFDTELYLRIAPELYLKRAAVGGLERVFEINRNFRNEGADSTHSPEFAMLEAYEAYSDYHGIADLTQALVQNAALAANVGTEREGTHVVQWADGTLFDLGGDWDRISMYGTLSEAAGREITPETPVPDLQAIADAEGVQVQLPNHGKLVEELWEHFVKDGLTRPTFVMDFPVETSPLTRHHRTIPGVVEKWDLYVRGFELATGYSELVDPVVQRERFVQQAAEAARGDDEAMGVDEEFLRALEHGMPPTGGMGMGMDRLLMALTGLGIRETILFPLVK from the coding sequence ATGAGCGAGCAGAACGCCGCAGCACCGAGCGCCCCGGGCGCCGAGACCACGGCTCCGGCCGCCGACGCGGCGGGCGCCGCCGAGGTCTTCGAGCAGAAGCGCGTGCGCCTCGAGAAGCGGGACCGGCTGAACGAGGGCGCCGAGCTCGCCGGCGGCGCCTACCCGGTGTCGGTGCCGGTCACCACCACCATCCCCGCGGTGCGGGCGACGTGGGGGCGGCTGGAGACCGGTGAGGAGAGCGGCGAGACCGTCGGCATCGCCGGCCGCGTCGTCTTCCAGCGCAACACCGGGAAGCTCTGCTTCGGCAGCCTGCAGGCGGGCGACGGCGAGCGCATCCAGGTGATGGTGAGCCTCGCCGAGGTGGGGGAGGAATCCCTCGCCCGCTACAAGGAGCTCGTCGACCTCGGCGATCACCTCTTCGTGCGCGGCCAGGTGATCTCGAGCCGGCGCGGCGAGCTCTCCATCATGGTATCCGAGTGGCGGATCGCGGCCAAGGCGATCATGCCCCTGCCCAACATGTACGCGGAGCTCAGCGAGGAGACGCGGGTCCGCCAGCGCTACCTCGACCTGATCCAGCGGCCCCAGGCGCGCAGCAACGTCGTCACCCGCGCCCGCACCATGGCGAGCCTGCGGCGCACCTTCGCCGAGCGCGACTACATCGAGGTCGAGACCCCGATGCTGCAGACCATGCACGGCGGCGCCTCGGCCAGACCGTTCATCACGCACTCGAACGCCTTCGACACGGAGCTCTACCTGCGCATCGCCCCCGAGCTCTACCTCAAGCGCGCCGCCGTCGGCGGACTGGAGCGCGTCTTCGAGATCAACCGCAACTTCCGCAACGAGGGCGCGGACTCGACGCACAGCCCCGAGTTCGCGATGCTCGAGGCCTACGAAGCCTACAGCGACTACCACGGCATCGCCGATCTGACGCAGGCGCTCGTGCAGAACGCCGCGCTCGCCGCCAACGTCGGCACCGAGCGGGAGGGCACGCACGTGGTGCAGTGGGCCGACGGCACGCTCTTCGATCTCGGCGGGGACTGGGACCGGATTTCGATGTACGGCACCCTCTCCGAGGCGGCCGGGCGCGAGATCACGCCGGAGACTCCGGTGCCCGACCTGCAGGCGATCGCCGATGCCGAGGGCGTCCAGGTGCAGCTGCCGAACCACGGCAAGCTGGTCGAAGAGCTCTGGGAGCACTTCGTGAAGGACGGGCTGACGCGGCCGACCTTCGTCATGGACTTCCCGGTCGAGACGAGCCCGCTCACCCGGCACCACCGCACGATCCCCGGGGTCGTGGAGAAGTGGGACCTCTATGTGCGCGGCTTCGAGCTGGCCACCGGCTACTCGGAGCTCGTCGACCCCGTCGTGCAGCGGGAACGCTTCGTGCAGCAGGCGGCCGAGGCGGCCCGCGGCGACGACGAGGCCATGGGTGTCGACGAGGAGTTCCTGCGCGCGCTCGAGCACGGCATGCCGCCGACGGGCGGCATGGGGATGGGCATGGACCGCCTGCTCATGGCGCTCACGGGGCTCGGGATCCGCGAGACCATCCTCTTCCCGCTCGTCAAGTAG
- a CDS encoding amino-acid N-acetyltransferase, with amino-acid sequence MSEPVEIRIRTARTGDVPRMVELMDPLVSRRILLGKDLVELYGAVPEFLVATTAEDVVIGYGAVHVMWEQLGEVRTLGVSEEWLGRGVGHRLLEALEERARALGLTQLFCLTFETAFFGRHGFDEVGEDAELVAADVYAELLRSNDEGVAEFLDLARVKPNTLGNTRMLKRL; translated from the coding sequence ATGAGCGAGCCCGTCGAGATCCGGATCCGCACCGCCCGAACGGGCGACGTGCCCCGCATGGTCGAGCTGATGGATCCGCTCGTGTCGCGCCGCATCCTCCTCGGCAAGGACCTGGTGGAGCTCTACGGCGCGGTGCCGGAGTTCCTCGTGGCCACGACTGCGGAGGACGTCGTCATCGGTTACGGTGCGGTGCACGTGATGTGGGAGCAGCTCGGCGAGGTGCGCACCCTCGGCGTCTCGGAGGAGTGGCTCGGCCGGGGCGTCGGGCACCGGCTCCTCGAGGCCCTCGAGGAACGGGCGCGCGCCCTCGGGCTCACGCAGCTGTTCTGCCTCACCTTCGAGACGGCGTTCTTCGGCCGCCACGGCTTCGACGAGGTGGGGGAAGACGCCGAGCTCGTCGCCGCCGACGTCTACGCGGAGCTGCTGCGCTCCAACGACGAGGGCGTCGCCGAGTTCCTCGACCTCGCCAGGGTGAAGCCGAACACGCTCGGCAACACGCGCATGCTGAAGCGGCTCTGA
- the cls gene encoding cardiolipin synthase, translated as MDLSWLGINWPLVWTVSVLIVDNLIRLVALFVVPHNRRPTAGMAWLMAIFALPVPGLLLFLVIGSKRLPRSREEKQGAINSFVAEIAEREEAELVTHVEGLHTGLRNAVKLGRSLGAQPMLRDNTATLCIDYEASFAQMAAAIREARHYVHIEFYILVHDDATDDVFAAIREAAARGVQVRVLLDHISAVRNPGAKRTAESLTAAGADWAYMLPVRPWRGEYQRPDLRNHRKLIVVDGRVGFMGSQNLVDSSYNKASNRRRGLHWKDLMVRVEGPIVLGLEAVFQGDWYLETGEYLTHLAEESFDAERPGTLDCQIVPSGPGYAGENNLQVFVSLLYTAQRRISITSPYFVPDGSIMNALRAATARGVDVELFVSEIGDQAVVYHAQRSYYEELLRAGVRIWMFRPPYILHSKHFTIDDDVAVVGSSNMDQRSFGLNMEISMVVHGASFVRDLDGVNDYYRENSRELTLEEWLQQSLPAKLLDGLARLTSALQ; from the coding sequence ATGGATCTCAGCTGGTTGGGCATCAACTGGCCGCTCGTGTGGACGGTCTCCGTCCTCATCGTGGACAACCTGATCCGCCTCGTGGCCCTGTTCGTCGTGCCGCACAACCGCCGCCCCACCGCGGGCATGGCCTGGCTGATGGCCATCTTCGCGCTGCCCGTCCCCGGACTCCTGCTCTTCCTCGTCATCGGGAGCAAGCGGCTGCCCCGGTCCCGCGAGGAGAAGCAGGGCGCCATCAACAGCTTCGTCGCCGAGATCGCCGAGCGCGAGGAGGCCGAGCTCGTCACGCACGTCGAAGGGCTGCACACCGGGCTTCGCAACGCCGTGAAGCTCGGCCGCTCGCTCGGGGCCCAGCCGATGCTGCGCGACAACACGGCGACGCTGTGCATCGACTACGAGGCGTCGTTCGCGCAGATGGCCGCGGCGATCCGCGAGGCGCGGCACTACGTGCACATCGAGTTCTACATCCTCGTGCACGATGACGCCACCGACGACGTCTTCGCGGCGATCCGCGAGGCCGCGGCGCGCGGCGTGCAGGTGCGCGTGCTGCTCGACCACATCTCCGCGGTGCGCAATCCGGGCGCGAAGCGCACGGCGGAGAGCCTTACGGCCGCGGGCGCCGACTGGGCCTACATGCTGCCCGTCCGCCCGTGGCGCGGGGAGTACCAGCGGCCGGACCTGCGCAACCACCGCAAGCTCATCGTCGTCGACGGCCGCGTGGGGTTCATGGGATCGCAGAACCTCGTCGACTCGAGCTACAACAAGGCGTCGAACCGGCGCCGCGGCCTGCACTGGAAGGACCTGATGGTCCGCGTCGAGGGCCCGATCGTGCTCGGGCTCGAGGCGGTCTTCCAGGGCGACTGGTACCTCGAGACGGGGGAGTACCTCACCCACCTCGCCGAGGAGTCCTTCGACGCGGAGCGGCCGGGGACCCTCGACTGCCAGATCGTGCCGAGCGGCCCGGGGTACGCGGGGGAGAACAACCTGCAGGTCTTCGTCTCGCTGCTCTACACGGCGCAGCGACGGATCAGCATCACGAGTCCGTACTTCGTTCCGGACGGTTCGATCATGAACGCATTGCGCGCCGCGACGGCGCGCGGGGTCGACGTCGAACTCTTCGTCTCCGAGATCGGCGACCAGGCCGTCGTCTACCACGCGCAGCGCTCCTACTACGAGGAGCTGCTCCGGGCCGGCGTGCGCATCTGGATGTTCCGGCCGCCGTACATCCTGCACTCGAAGCACTTCACGATCGACGACGACGTCGCCGTCGTGGGCTCCTCGAACATGGACCAGCGCTCGTTCGGGCTGAACATGGAGATCTCGATGGTCGTGCACGGGGCGTCCTTCGTGCGGGACCTTGACGGCGTGAACGACTACTACCGGGAGAACTCCCGCGAACTGACGCTCGAGGAGTGGCTGCAGCAGTCCCTGCCGGCGAAGCTCCTGGACGGTCTCGCGCGGCTCACCTCGGCGCTGCAGTAA
- a CDS encoding YbjQ family protein produces MFVVTTNDVPGYRVTQVLGEVMGLTVRSANFGQNFTAGFRSLGGGEMPEYTKVIYESRWEVMNRMWAEAQGRGANAVIAMRFDSGSIGSFTEFCAYGTAVVIEPIGQQAPPAPQQPAPQQPAQ; encoded by the coding sequence ATGTTTGTAGTGACGACGAATGACGTGCCCGGCTACCGCGTGACCCAGGTCCTCGGCGAGGTGATGGGGCTCACCGTGCGCTCCGCGAACTTCGGCCAGAACTTCACCGCCGGGTTCCGCTCCCTCGGCGGCGGCGAGATGCCCGAGTACACCAAGGTCATCTACGAGTCCCGCTGGGAGGTCATGAACCGCATGTGGGCGGAGGCGCAGGGGCGCGGCGCGAACGCCGTGATCGCGATGCGCTTCGATTCCGGCTCGATCGGCAGCTTCACGGAGTTCTGCGCCTACGGCACCGCCGTGGTCATCGAGCCCATCGGGCAGCAGGCCCCGCCGGCTCCGCAGCAGCCGGCCCCGCAGCAGCCCGCCCAGTAG